The genomic stretch GACATTGTAATGAACTTCAATTTTGTGGTCTATGCTGTAGTTACTATCTTACTTTTTGATATTAAATTTCTAAATTCGCAAGATTTGTTCGATACTGAGTACCTCTTTGATGATTTTCATTATGCAAATTTCATCAATCCGGCACCATTTGATTCATCAGGTTCGATATTTGGCAATAATCCTTGGATTACGCGTGACGGGATAATAAACTCCCGTGCATGGCAAGGATATGTTTATCACGATTCTACTAAGCAACATCCGAGCACAACAATCAAATTTGATTCAACAGGAGTACAACTAATCTTCAATAAGGGGAAATGGGAAGTGCATCCGCATCCATTGATTGCATCAAGCTTTTTGTTCAGGGAAGGCACTTATGCCACCAGAATCAAACTCGAAGCATTAAAAGGTCCCGACAAAATTATCCAAGCTTATTGGCTTTGGAGCAACACTATGTTTAGTTTCAAAGATGGTGATGATTCCATCAGGTATTGGGCTGAAATGGATTTTGAGTGGAATAATGGTTGGTATCACGATACTCACCCAAGGATGAAAGCGGGATGTAATAATTACACTGGCATTAATATATTAAACACGGACTTAGATTGCATCTGCTACGATAATGGCAAACTTATAGGGTTTAAACAATGCGTTGGTGAGTACAAAGGGAGACCTTTGATTGGCGATAGATGGATGATTTATGTGATGCGAGTTGATAAATTAGGCAACAAAATTGCATTCGAGATTTTGAGTGACGAACCTGATGTTGATTATATCATTTATTCAGGACAATCTTACGAATCTGATTCATGGCTCAAACCTTATACTATAAACAATTACTACCCTCAGTATGATTTTATGACTTGGTATTCGATGGGCTCAATAGGGGAAAGCCTCCATAATGGAATCAAAGAAGAACATAAAATTGAGATTGACTGGTTTCTCTACACCGCAAACCCAAGAACCAGCTTCAGCGAGATAAAATCAAAAGTTAATGAATTGAAAGGATTGAATATTACCCGAATCAATACAACGTTCAGACCTTTATCATACAATACCACATCTTTTGTAAATAATAATATAGCTATTTCGGGTCCCGATGAAGTTTTTACTTGTGAAGTTGGTGTGTGGCATGTCCAACCGCTCTACAAAGGTCGGAATACTTATAGTCTCGATTATTCATATAGGGCTTTTATCAACGAAACCACTACCGAATGGTTCAACGTTTACAATACCGAAATGAAGATTAACATCAGCCCTCTCTACGACAGTCTTGAAATCAAACTGATTGCAACTGATTTCTGGGAGAAACCTGCGGATACTATAATAAAAAAGGTGCATGTAATAAAATTAGATGATTGCTTTGATGAATCAAATTTAAGACTGACCAAAGTTTTCCCAAATCCCGTCAAAGATAACCTGAATATTCAGTACTATAACGGGAATTCACTTATTACAATTTTTGAAATTTATGATTTTATGGGTAGGAAAATTTACACTGAACAAATTGAAAATTTAATAAATATCGAGTATCTCAGAAAAATCTCTACCAATTCGTTCGCTCAAGGAATATATTACCTGAAGATAATAGGTGGAAATCAGAGCTTAGTCCAGCCGATAATAATATTGCGTTAGGTTACTATCAATTGGAAGTATCTTTGATTGAAATTAAACGGATATTTTCATTGTCATCATCTAATTCAAATCTAACTGTATAATCAACTTTAGACAATCGGTTTCCGGCTTTATCAGCCCATTCAATAAGTATAATATCATTTTTGGAATGGATACATTCGTCGAAGCCAATTTCGTCCAATTCAGACGCATTTTTAATTCTGTACAAATCAACATGATAAATACTAAGTTCCCTACGATTTAACCTGCCGGTGTAGCTATTCATAATAGTAAAAAGTAGGGCTTGTAACCATTTGCTCTACGTTTAGAGCATGGCACAAACCCTTGATAAATTCTGTTTTCCCGGCTCCGAGCTCACCATAAAGTGCCACTACGTCACCTAATTTTAATTCTTTTGCAAAGTCGTTACCAAGTTTAATTGTATCTTTTTCACTTTTCGACTTTAAATTCAGTTCTTGCATTTCTTACCTTGGTGTCAGTTGCACAACCGGGCAAATCATTTCTTCCATCGAAATTCCGCCATGTTGGAAACTGTCACGATATTTATTCAAATAATGATGATAATCAGTCGGATAAACGAAATAATAATCTTCTTTAGCTATGATATTGTTCACAGTGATTCCGTGAGCCGGAAGTTTGTAATCTTCGGGTCTTGCAATTTGCATAGCATATCTTGATTCAGCTTTTACGTTTTTTCCGAATTTATATCGTAAATTTGTTGATGTATCGCGGTCTCCCAGCACCTTAACGCCACGCATACAACGTACCGAACCATGGTCTGTGGTTATGAGTATGCTGATGTCTTTTTGTTTTGACAATGCTTTGAGCATACCGAAAAAGCTGGAGTGCCTGAACCATGAACGCGTCAACGAGCGATAAGCGGATTCGTCGGGTGCAATTTCCTTCAAAATAGCATAATCAGAACGCGAATGGGCAATCATATCAACAGCATTCAAAACAAAAGCGTTCAAATGATTTTGAGTATATTGCATTATGTCACGTTCGATTTTTTGACCGAATTCGGTATCGAATATTTTGACATAACCGGGTCTGTTTCTGAGCTTTATTCTGCGTCTTTCAATCCAAGCTTCGAGTAATTCCTTTTCAAAAGCATTTAACTTATGGTCTTCGCTATTTGTATCGGAATTCCACCATTGGGGATAGTGCTTCTTGATTTCAATCGGATATAGTCCCGAGAAAATTGAATTTCGTGCATATTGTGTTGCCGTCGGAAGTATAGTGCAATAATAATTTGTCTTGAATGAATAATATGAAGCTAAAAGCTCTTGCATTACGAGCCATTGGTCAAGCCTCATACAATCAACAACGAATATGAAAACTGTCTTAGATTGGCTCAGAAGAGGCTTTAAATAGGTATCCAAAAGATGTGGTGAAAGCACAGGATTTGCATCTTCCCACTTTGAATCCAACCAATTGATATAGTTGCGCTCGATAAATTTCGAGAATTCTGCATTCGCATTACGGAATTGGTCTTGCAATGTCTGTGTAAGTGTCGTATTTGGCATTCTATCCAATTCCATAGACCATTGAACCAATCGAGTATAAATCTCAACCCAATCATTCCAATCAACTTGACCAAGCATTTGACGAGAAATTTCGTTGAATCCCATCAAATAATTTTGCGTGAATTTTTCCTCTTCAATTCTTGAAGATTCGAGGAATTTTTTTGCTGCCATTAAAATTTGTGTCGGGTTGACGGGTTTAGTCAAGTAATCATCAATTTTGCTTCCGATAGCCTCTTCCATAACGCTTTCGGCTTCATTCTTAGTTACCATCACAATCGGAGTAGTCGGGTCAATTTCTTTCAAAATCGGTAAAGTTTCCAATCCCGAAATACCGACCATTGATTCGTCCAAAAATATTAAATCGAAATGCTGTTGCTTCAGCATTTCAATTGCATCTTCGCCATTGGTAGCAGTATCGACATCAAATCCGCGTTGGTTTAGCAATATGATATGAGGACGCAATAGGTCTATTTCGTCATCAATCCAAAGAATCTTTCCTTTGATTTTATCCATGGTTTTTGCACCTTTTCCAAAATTTCAACAATAAACTTATAAAAATAGTAGCAAAAGCCATCATCGAATCGTCCTAAATTTTTAATTCAAATTATTCAAAAGTTTAAGACGGAATTATATTGAAATAATTACGCCGAATGCGATTGAGTAATAAAATATCTTATCTAAGTAATTCGTAAATCAATTTGTATGTTGATTAATATATGACCTGAGAAGATTGTGAATTACCAAAAATTGACTTTAAAAGCACAAGAAGCCTTGCAAACAGCTCAAGAGATTGCATCGAGCTATAATAATCAAGCGATTGAGCCAACTCACTTGCTTGCGGCTTTGGTGCAAGATTCGAGCGGAATTATTCCCGATTTGATTTTGAAAGCCGGAGCAAACCTGAATTCAATCAAAATAATGGTGAACAAAAAATTGCAAGAATTGCCAAAAATTTCTGATGCTGCTCTCGTCCAACCATATTTATCCAATTCCACAAACGATTTGTTCAACGTCGCACTTAAAAATGCGAATAATCTAAAAGATGAATACATAAGTACCGAGCATCT from Candidatus Kapaibacterium sp. encodes the following:
- a CDS encoding T9SS type A sorting domain-containing protein, which translates into the protein MNFNFVVYAVVTILLFDIKFLNSQDLFDTEYLFDDFHYANFINPAPFDSSGSIFGNNPWITRDGIINSRAWQGYVYHDSTKQHPSTTIKFDSTGVQLIFNKGKWEVHPHPLIASSFLFREGTYATRIKLEALKGPDKIIQAYWLWSNTMFSFKDGDDSIRYWAEMDFEWNNGWYHDTHPRMKAGCNNYTGINILNTDLDCICYDNGKLIGFKQCVGEYKGRPLIGDRWMIYVMRVDKLGNKIAFEILSDEPDVDYIIYSGQSYESDSWLKPYTINNYYPQYDFMTWYSMGSIGESLHNGIKEEHKIEIDWFLYTANPRTSFSEIKSKVNELKGLNITRINTTFRPLSYNTTSFVNNNIAISGPDEVFTCEVGVWHVQPLYKGRNTYSLDYSYRAFINETTTEWFNVYNTEMKINISPLYDSLEIKLIATDFWEKPADTIIKKVHVIKLDDCFDESNLRLTKVFPNPVKDNLNIQYYNGNSLITIFEIYDFMGRKIYTEQIENLINIEYLRKISTNSFAQGIYYLKIIGGNQSLVQPIIILR
- a CDS encoding tRNA (adenosine(37)-N6)-threonylcarbamoyltransferase complex ATPase subunit type 1 TsaE, encoding MQELNLKSKSEKDTIKLGNDFAKELKLGDVVALYGELGAGKTEFIKGLCHALNVEQMVTSPTFYYYE
- a CDS encoding response regulator, translating into MDKIKGKILWIDDEIDLLRPHIILLNQRGFDVDTATNGEDAIEMLKQQHFDLIFLDESMVGISGLETLPILKEIDPTTPIVMVTKNEAESVMEEAIGSKIDDYLTKPVNPTQILMAAKKFLESSRIEEEKFTQNYLMGFNEISRQMLGQVDWNDWVEIYTRLVQWSMELDRMPNTTLTQTLQDQFRNANAEFSKFIERNYINWLDSKWEDANPVLSPHLLDTYLKPLLSQSKTVFIFVVDCMRLDQWLVMQELLASYYSFKTNYYCTILPTATQYARNSIFSGLYPIEIKKHYPQWWNSDTNSEDHKLNAFEKELLEAWIERRRIKLRNRPGYVKIFDTEFGQKIERDIMQYTQNHLNAFVLNAVDMIAHSRSDYAILKEIAPDESAYRSLTRSWFRHSSFFGMLKALSKQKDISILITTDHGSVRCMRGVKVLGDRDTSTNLRYKFGKNVKAESRYAMQIARPEDYKLPAHGITVNNIIAKEDYYFVYPTDYHHYLNKYRDSFQHGGISMEEMICPVVQLTPR
- a CDS encoding tRNA (adenosine(37)-N6)-threonylcarbamoyltransferase complex ATPase subunit type 1 TsaE, producing the protein MNSYTGRLNRRELSIYHVDLYRIKNASELDEIGFDECIHSKNDIILIEWADKAGNRLSKVDYTVRFELDDDNENIRLISIKDTSN